A stretch of Macadamia integrifolia cultivar HAES 741 chromosome 7, SCU_Mint_v3, whole genome shotgun sequence DNA encodes these proteins:
- the LOC122083326 gene encoding aminopeptidase M1-like isoform X3: protein MEHKLMYEQLKGKVRLPKFATPKRYDLKLTPDLSACTFSGSVEINLQIVQETQFLVLNALELVIAEVYFRDSHQREFRPSDVTVDNEDEILVLAFADVLPLGEGILGVNFSGILNDHLTGFYRSTVVVGGEKKNMASTQFEAADARRCFPCWDEPALKSTFKITMELPSKFTALSNMPVIDEKLNGHLKTVSFVETPIMSTYLVAFVVGSFDFVEDITSEGIKVRAYCPVGKSEKGKLALDIAVRVLDLYTKFFSMPYTLPKLDMVAIPDFAFGAMENYGLITFRENELLHDDLQSAAVNKQRLAIVVTHEVAHQWFGNLVTMEWWTHLWLNEGFATWVSYLATDCLYPEWKIWNQFLQLTVGGLQLDALEESHPIEVEVQHARSINEVADAISYKKGSAVIRMLQDYLGDDIFQSQFLSSGSHGHREWIVPVTLCIGSYERRKNFLIETKSGNLDISNLWCSSDGNARTYELHQEKWDDEQLWVKLNVGQTGFYRVKYDDVLAARLRRAIEANLLSSTDRFGILDDSYALFEVSELSLSSLLSLMDVYRKESDYIVLSRLIDISYNIVKISSEAIPDSLNELKQFFTKLFANKLGWETISGESHLNAIMRGEVLTALVVFGHIMTQKEALRRFHIFLGDRNTPLLPADMRRVAYVAVMQNVSAKNRTGFQSILNVYREADAVEEKARVLRILASCSDSDIVLEVLNFLLSDEVRDQDIIYGLSGISAEGREIAWRWLKDNWDLIADRWGSGGLLTQFIREIVTPFCSWEKADEIEAFFATRVTHGIARTLKQSIEQVRIKARLVQNAQNEQSVGELIRQLAFRE from the exons GAATTCCGACCTTCAGATGTTACTGTGGACAATGAAGATGAGATACTTGTGTTGGCCTTTGCTGATGTTCTTCCCTTGGGAGAGGGGATTTTAGGCGTTAATTTTTCAGGAATTCTTAATGATCACTTGACAGGATTTTACAGAAG CACCGTTGTGGttggaggagagaagaaaaacatGGCTTCTACCCAATTCGAAGCTGCAGATGCAAGACGGTGTTTCCCGTGCTGGGATGAACCAGCTCTCAAG TCTACTTTCAAGATAACTATGGAACTGCCATCTAAGTTTACAGCATTGTCCAACATGCCAGTTATTGATGAAAAGCTAAATGGACACTTGAAGACAGTTTCTTTTGTTGAAACACCGATTATGTCAACATACTTGGTAGCTTTTGTAGTCGgctcatttgattttgttgaagaCATAACAAGCGAAG GAATTAAGGTCCGTGCATACTGCCCAGTTGGAAAGAGTGAGAAAGGGAAGTTAGCTTTAGATATTGCTGTAAGGGTGCTTGATCTATATACGAA ATTTTTTTCAATGCCATATACACTTCCTAAACTGGATATGGTTGCAATCCCTGATTTTGCTTTCGGGGCTATGgagaattatggtttgattacATTTCGTGAAAATGAACTGCTCCATGATGATTTGCAGTCTGCTGCTGTTAACAAACAGCGG CTTGCAATTGTCGTTACACATGAAGTGGCTCATCAGTGGTTTGGCAATTTAGTAACAATGGAATGGTGGACTCATTTATGGCTGAATGAGGGATTTGCAACATGG GTGAGCTATTTAGCCACTGACTGCTTATATCCCGAGTGGAAGATCTGGAATCAATTTCTTCAACTAACAGTTGGTGGTCTACAGCTGGATGCACTGGAAGAATCTCACCCAATTGAG GTAGAGGTCCAACATGCTCGTTCAATAAATGAGGTTGCCGATGCAATAAGCTATAAAAAAGGGTCTGCTGTTATCCGGATGCTGCAAGATTATCTTGGGGATGATATATTCCAG TCACAGTTTCTTTCATCCGGTTCACATGGGCACAGGGAATGGATTGTTCCAGTTACACTATGTATTGGTTCTTACGAACGTCGCAAGAATTTCTTGATAGAAACCAAATCTGGGAATTTGGACATTTCTAATCTTTGGTGTTCTTCTGATGGCAATGCTAGAACTTATGAGTTACATCAAGAGAAATGGGATGATGAACAGTTATGGGTAAAACTTAATGTTGGACAGACTGGCTTTTATAGGGTGAAGTATGATGATGTCCTTGCAGCTCGACTAAGGAGAGCCATAGAGGCTAATCTTTTATCCTCAACAGATAGATTTG GCATTTTGGATGATTCATATGCTCTTTTCGAGGTTTCTGAGCTGTCACTATCGTCGTTGCTTTCCTTGATGGACGTATACAGAAAAGAGAGTGATTATATTGTATTATCAAGGCTAATTGAT ATAAGTTATAACATTGTGAAGATTTCAAGCGAGGCCATCCCAGATTCATTGAATGAGTTGAAACAATTTTTCACCAAACTCTTTGCAAA TAAATTGGGCTGGGAAACTATATCTGGTGAGAGCCACTTGAATGCTATAATGAGGGGGGAGGTCTTGACCGCATTGGTAGTCTTTGGCCATATTATGACTCAAAAGGAAGCACTCAGGCGTTTCCATATATTCTTGGGTGATAGAAACACCCCACTTCTTCCTGCTGACATGAGGAGG GTTGCGTATGTTGCTGTAATGCAAAATGTTAGCGCAAAAAATAGAACTGGGTTTCAATCCATTCTAAATGTATATAGAGAGGCTGATGCAGTGGAAGAGAAGGCTCGAGTCCTGC GTATACTGGCATCTTGTTCAGACTCAGATATTGTTCTAGAAGTTCTGAACTTTTTGTTGTCTGATGAG GTTAGAGATCAAGATATAATATATGGACTTTCAGGAATAAGCGCAGAAGGCCGTGAGATAGCATGGAGATGGTTAAAG GATAATTGGGACCTAATTGCAGACAGATGGGGCTCTGGGGGCCTGCTCACCCAGTTCATAAGAGAGATTGTAACACCT TTTTGTAGCTGGGAGAAGGCAGATGAAATAGAAGCATTTTTTGCAACCCGTGTCACTCATGGAATTGCCAGGACTTTGAAGCAAAGTATAGAACAGGTCCGGATCAAGGCCAGGTTGGTTCAAAATGCCCAGAATGAGCAATCAGTCGGCGAGCTGATCAGACAGTTGGCATTCAGGGAATAG
- the LOC122083326 gene encoding aminopeptidase M1-like isoform X2 produces the protein MEHKLMYEQLKGKVRLPKFATPKRYDLKLTPDLSACTFSGSVEINLQIVQETQFLVLNALELVIAEVYFRDSHQREFRPSDVTVDNEDEILVLAFADVLPLGEGILGVNFSGILNDHLTGFYRSTVVVGGEKKNMASTQFEAADARRCFPCWDEPALKSTFKITMELPSKFTALSNMPVIDEKLNGHLKTVSFVETPIMSTYLVAFVVGSFDFVEDITSEGIKVRAYCPVGKSEKGKLALDIAVRVLDLYTKFFSMPYTLPKLDMVAIPDFAFGAMENYGLITFRENELLHDDLQSAAVNKQRLAIVVTHEVAHQWFGNLVTMEWWTHLWLNEGFATWVSYLATDCLYPEWKIWNQFLQLTVGGLQLDALEESHPIEVEVQHARSINEVADAISYKKGSAVIRMLQDYLGDDIFQRSLAAYIKKYAWKNAKTEDLWDVLSEVSGIQVHKLMDTWTKQMGYPVLYVKSKNQTIEFEQSQFLSSGSHGHREWIVPVTLCIGSYERRKNFLIETKSGNLDISNLWCSSDGNARTYELHQEKWDDEQLWVKLNVGQTGFYRVKYDDVLAARLRRAIEANLLSSTDRFGILDDSYALFEVSELSLSSLLSLMDVYRKESDYIVLSRLIDISYNIVKISSEAIPDSLNELKQFFTKLFANKLGWETISGESHLNAIMRGEVLTALVVFGHIMTQKEALRRFHIFLGDRNTPLLPADMRRVAYVAVMQNVSAKNRTGFQSILNVYREADAVEEKARVLRILASCSDSDIVLEVLNFLLSDEVRDQDIIYGLSGISAEGREIAWRWLKFCSWEKADEIEAFFATRVTHGIARTLKQSIEQVRIKARLVQNAQNEQSVGELIRQLAFRE, from the exons GAATTCCGACCTTCAGATGTTACTGTGGACAATGAAGATGAGATACTTGTGTTGGCCTTTGCTGATGTTCTTCCCTTGGGAGAGGGGATTTTAGGCGTTAATTTTTCAGGAATTCTTAATGATCACTTGACAGGATTTTACAGAAG CACCGTTGTGGttggaggagagaagaaaaacatGGCTTCTACCCAATTCGAAGCTGCAGATGCAAGACGGTGTTTCCCGTGCTGGGATGAACCAGCTCTCAAG TCTACTTTCAAGATAACTATGGAACTGCCATCTAAGTTTACAGCATTGTCCAACATGCCAGTTATTGATGAAAAGCTAAATGGACACTTGAAGACAGTTTCTTTTGTTGAAACACCGATTATGTCAACATACTTGGTAGCTTTTGTAGTCGgctcatttgattttgttgaagaCATAACAAGCGAAG GAATTAAGGTCCGTGCATACTGCCCAGTTGGAAAGAGTGAGAAAGGGAAGTTAGCTTTAGATATTGCTGTAAGGGTGCTTGATCTATATACGAA ATTTTTTTCAATGCCATATACACTTCCTAAACTGGATATGGTTGCAATCCCTGATTTTGCTTTCGGGGCTATGgagaattatggtttgattacATTTCGTGAAAATGAACTGCTCCATGATGATTTGCAGTCTGCTGCTGTTAACAAACAGCGG CTTGCAATTGTCGTTACACATGAAGTGGCTCATCAGTGGTTTGGCAATTTAGTAACAATGGAATGGTGGACTCATTTATGGCTGAATGAGGGATTTGCAACATGG GTGAGCTATTTAGCCACTGACTGCTTATATCCCGAGTGGAAGATCTGGAATCAATTTCTTCAACTAACAGTTGGTGGTCTACAGCTGGATGCACTGGAAGAATCTCACCCAATTGAG GTAGAGGTCCAACATGCTCGTTCAATAAATGAGGTTGCCGATGCAATAAGCTATAAAAAAGGGTCTGCTGTTATCCGGATGCTGCAAGATTATCTTGGGGATGATATATTCCAG AGATCTTTAGCTGCGTATATAAAGAAATATGCATGGAAAAATGCTAAGACAGAAGATTTGTGGGATGTCCTTTCTGAGGTATCTGGTATCCAAGTGCATAAATTGATGGATACATGGACAAAGCAAATGGGATACCCAGTCCTGTAtgtaaaatccaaaaatcaaactATAGAATTTGAACAG TCACAGTTTCTTTCATCCGGTTCACATGGGCACAGGGAATGGATTGTTCCAGTTACACTATGTATTGGTTCTTACGAACGTCGCAAGAATTTCTTGATAGAAACCAAATCTGGGAATTTGGACATTTCTAATCTTTGGTGTTCTTCTGATGGCAATGCTAGAACTTATGAGTTACATCAAGAGAAATGGGATGATGAACAGTTATGGGTAAAACTTAATGTTGGACAGACTGGCTTTTATAGGGTGAAGTATGATGATGTCCTTGCAGCTCGACTAAGGAGAGCCATAGAGGCTAATCTTTTATCCTCAACAGATAGATTTG GCATTTTGGATGATTCATATGCTCTTTTCGAGGTTTCTGAGCTGTCACTATCGTCGTTGCTTTCCTTGATGGACGTATACAGAAAAGAGAGTGATTATATTGTATTATCAAGGCTAATTGAT ATAAGTTATAACATTGTGAAGATTTCAAGCGAGGCCATCCCAGATTCATTGAATGAGTTGAAACAATTTTTCACCAAACTCTTTGCAAA TAAATTGGGCTGGGAAACTATATCTGGTGAGAGCCACTTGAATGCTATAATGAGGGGGGAGGTCTTGACCGCATTGGTAGTCTTTGGCCATATTATGACTCAAAAGGAAGCACTCAGGCGTTTCCATATATTCTTGGGTGATAGAAACACCCCACTTCTTCCTGCTGACATGAGGAGG GTTGCGTATGTTGCTGTAATGCAAAATGTTAGCGCAAAAAATAGAACTGGGTTTCAATCCATTCTAAATGTATATAGAGAGGCTGATGCAGTGGAAGAGAAGGCTCGAGTCCTGC GTATACTGGCATCTTGTTCAGACTCAGATATTGTTCTAGAAGTTCTGAACTTTTTGTTGTCTGATGAG GTTAGAGATCAAGATATAATATATGGACTTTCAGGAATAAGCGCAGAAGGCCGTGAGATAGCATGGAGATGGTTAAAG TTTTGTAGCTGGGAGAAGGCAGATGAAATAGAAGCATTTTTTGCAACCCGTGTCACTCATGGAATTGCCAGGACTTTGAAGCAAAGTATAGAACAGGTCCGGATCAAGGCCAGGTTGGTTCAAAATGCCCAGAATGAGCAATCAGTCGGCGAGCTGATCAGACAGTTGGCATTCAGGGAATAG
- the LOC122083326 gene encoding aminopeptidase M1-like isoform X6, translating into MEHKLMYEQLKGKVRLPKFATPKRYDLKLTPDLSACTFSGSVEINLQIVQETQFLVLNALELVIAEVYFRDSHQREFRPSDVTVDNEDEILVLAFADVLPLGEGILGVNFSGILNDHLTGFYRSTVVVGGEKKNMASTQFEAADARRCFPCWDEPALKSTFKITMELPSKFTALSNMPVIDEKLNGHLKTVSFVETPIMSTYLVAFVVGSFDFVEDITSEGIKVRAYCPVGKSEKGKLALDIAVRVLDLYTKFFSMPYTLPKLDMVAIPDFAFGAMENYGLITFRENELLHDDLQSAAVNKQRLAIVVTHEVAHQWFGNLVTMEWWTHLWLNEGFATWVSYLATDCLYPEWKIWNQFLQLTVGGLQLDALEESHPIEVEVQHARSINEVADAISYKKGSAVIRMLQDYLGDDIFQRSLAAYIKKYAWKNAKTEDLWDVLSEVSGIQVHKLMDTWTKQMGYPVLYVKSKNQTIEFEQSQFLSSGSHGHREWIVPVTLCIGSYERRKNFLIETKSGNLDISNLWCSSDGNARTYELHQEKWDDEQLWVKLNVGQTGFYRVKYDDVLAARLRRAIEANLLSSTDRFGILDDSYALFEVSELSLSSLLSLMDVYRKESDYIVLSRLIDISYNIVKISSEAIPDSLNELKQFFTKLFANKLGWETISGESHLNAIMRGEVLTALVVFGHIMTQKEALRRFHIFLGDRNTPLLPADMRRVAYVAVMQNVSAKNRTGFQSILNVYREADAVEEKARVLRILASCSDSDIVLEVLNFLLSDEVRDQDIIYGLSGISAEGREIAWRWLKDNWDLIADRWGSGGLLTQFIREIVTPFCSWEKADEIEAFFATRVTHGIARTLKQSIEQRSHVNAKWVQSIWNDSSLAELLKDLASRNQWRTFLVCVTIWN; encoded by the exons GAATTCCGACCTTCAGATGTTACTGTGGACAATGAAGATGAGATACTTGTGTTGGCCTTTGCTGATGTTCTTCCCTTGGGAGAGGGGATTTTAGGCGTTAATTTTTCAGGAATTCTTAATGATCACTTGACAGGATTTTACAGAAG CACCGTTGTGGttggaggagagaagaaaaacatGGCTTCTACCCAATTCGAAGCTGCAGATGCAAGACGGTGTTTCCCGTGCTGGGATGAACCAGCTCTCAAG TCTACTTTCAAGATAACTATGGAACTGCCATCTAAGTTTACAGCATTGTCCAACATGCCAGTTATTGATGAAAAGCTAAATGGACACTTGAAGACAGTTTCTTTTGTTGAAACACCGATTATGTCAACATACTTGGTAGCTTTTGTAGTCGgctcatttgattttgttgaagaCATAACAAGCGAAG GAATTAAGGTCCGTGCATACTGCCCAGTTGGAAAGAGTGAGAAAGGGAAGTTAGCTTTAGATATTGCTGTAAGGGTGCTTGATCTATATACGAA ATTTTTTTCAATGCCATATACACTTCCTAAACTGGATATGGTTGCAATCCCTGATTTTGCTTTCGGGGCTATGgagaattatggtttgattacATTTCGTGAAAATGAACTGCTCCATGATGATTTGCAGTCTGCTGCTGTTAACAAACAGCGG CTTGCAATTGTCGTTACACATGAAGTGGCTCATCAGTGGTTTGGCAATTTAGTAACAATGGAATGGTGGACTCATTTATGGCTGAATGAGGGATTTGCAACATGG GTGAGCTATTTAGCCACTGACTGCTTATATCCCGAGTGGAAGATCTGGAATCAATTTCTTCAACTAACAGTTGGTGGTCTACAGCTGGATGCACTGGAAGAATCTCACCCAATTGAG GTAGAGGTCCAACATGCTCGTTCAATAAATGAGGTTGCCGATGCAATAAGCTATAAAAAAGGGTCTGCTGTTATCCGGATGCTGCAAGATTATCTTGGGGATGATATATTCCAG AGATCTTTAGCTGCGTATATAAAGAAATATGCATGGAAAAATGCTAAGACAGAAGATTTGTGGGATGTCCTTTCTGAGGTATCTGGTATCCAAGTGCATAAATTGATGGATACATGGACAAAGCAAATGGGATACCCAGTCCTGTAtgtaaaatccaaaaatcaaactATAGAATTTGAACAG TCACAGTTTCTTTCATCCGGTTCACATGGGCACAGGGAATGGATTGTTCCAGTTACACTATGTATTGGTTCTTACGAACGTCGCAAGAATTTCTTGATAGAAACCAAATCTGGGAATTTGGACATTTCTAATCTTTGGTGTTCTTCTGATGGCAATGCTAGAACTTATGAGTTACATCAAGAGAAATGGGATGATGAACAGTTATGGGTAAAACTTAATGTTGGACAGACTGGCTTTTATAGGGTGAAGTATGATGATGTCCTTGCAGCTCGACTAAGGAGAGCCATAGAGGCTAATCTTTTATCCTCAACAGATAGATTTG GCATTTTGGATGATTCATATGCTCTTTTCGAGGTTTCTGAGCTGTCACTATCGTCGTTGCTTTCCTTGATGGACGTATACAGAAAAGAGAGTGATTATATTGTATTATCAAGGCTAATTGAT ATAAGTTATAACATTGTGAAGATTTCAAGCGAGGCCATCCCAGATTCATTGAATGAGTTGAAACAATTTTTCACCAAACTCTTTGCAAA TAAATTGGGCTGGGAAACTATATCTGGTGAGAGCCACTTGAATGCTATAATGAGGGGGGAGGTCTTGACCGCATTGGTAGTCTTTGGCCATATTATGACTCAAAAGGAAGCACTCAGGCGTTTCCATATATTCTTGGGTGATAGAAACACCCCACTTCTTCCTGCTGACATGAGGAGG GTTGCGTATGTTGCTGTAATGCAAAATGTTAGCGCAAAAAATAGAACTGGGTTTCAATCCATTCTAAATGTATATAGAGAGGCTGATGCAGTGGAAGAGAAGGCTCGAGTCCTGC GTATACTGGCATCTTGTTCAGACTCAGATATTGTTCTAGAAGTTCTGAACTTTTTGTTGTCTGATGAG GTTAGAGATCAAGATATAATATATGGACTTTCAGGAATAAGCGCAGAAGGCCGTGAGATAGCATGGAGATGGTTAAAG GATAATTGGGACCTAATTGCAGACAGATGGGGCTCTGGGGGCCTGCTCACCCAGTTCATAAGAGAGATTGTAACACCT TTTTGTAGCTGGGAGAAGGCAGATGAAATAGAAGCATTTTTTGCAACCCGTGTCACTCATGGAATTGCCAGGACTTTGAAGCAAAGTATAGAACAG AGGAGTCACGTAAATGCAAAGTGGGTTCAAAGCATTTGGAATGACAGCTCCCTGGCAGAACTACTCAAGGACTTGGCATCCAGGAATCAATGGAGAACTTTTTTGGTTTGTGTCACCATTTGGAATTGA
- the LOC122083326 gene encoding aminopeptidase M1-like isoform X1: MEHKLMYEQLKGKVRLPKFATPKRYDLKLTPDLSACTFSGSVEINLQIVQETQFLVLNALELVIAEVYFRDSHQREFRPSDVTVDNEDEILVLAFADVLPLGEGILGVNFSGILNDHLTGFYRSTVVVGGEKKNMASTQFEAADARRCFPCWDEPALKSTFKITMELPSKFTALSNMPVIDEKLNGHLKTVSFVETPIMSTYLVAFVVGSFDFVEDITSEGIKVRAYCPVGKSEKGKLALDIAVRVLDLYTKFFSMPYTLPKLDMVAIPDFAFGAMENYGLITFRENELLHDDLQSAAVNKQRLAIVVTHEVAHQWFGNLVTMEWWTHLWLNEGFATWVSYLATDCLYPEWKIWNQFLQLTVGGLQLDALEESHPIEVEVQHARSINEVADAISYKKGSAVIRMLQDYLGDDIFQRSLAAYIKKYAWKNAKTEDLWDVLSEVSGIQVHKLMDTWTKQMGYPVLYVKSKNQTIEFEQSQFLSSGSHGHREWIVPVTLCIGSYERRKNFLIETKSGNLDISNLWCSSDGNARTYELHQEKWDDEQLWVKLNVGQTGFYRVKYDDVLAARLRRAIEANLLSSTDRFGILDDSYALFEVSELSLSSLLSLMDVYRKESDYIVLSRLIDISYNIVKISSEAIPDSLNELKQFFTKLFANKLGWETISGESHLNAIMRGEVLTALVVFGHIMTQKEALRRFHIFLGDRNTPLLPADMRRVAYVAVMQNVSAKNRTGFQSILNVYREADAVEEKARVLRILASCSDSDIVLEVLNFLLSDEVRDQDIIYGLSGISAEGREIAWRWLKDNWDLIADRWGSGGLLTQFIREIVTPFCSWEKADEIEAFFATRVTHGIARTLKQSIEQVRIKARLVQNAQNEQSVGELIRQLAFRE; the protein is encoded by the exons GAATTCCGACCTTCAGATGTTACTGTGGACAATGAAGATGAGATACTTGTGTTGGCCTTTGCTGATGTTCTTCCCTTGGGAGAGGGGATTTTAGGCGTTAATTTTTCAGGAATTCTTAATGATCACTTGACAGGATTTTACAGAAG CACCGTTGTGGttggaggagagaagaaaaacatGGCTTCTACCCAATTCGAAGCTGCAGATGCAAGACGGTGTTTCCCGTGCTGGGATGAACCAGCTCTCAAG TCTACTTTCAAGATAACTATGGAACTGCCATCTAAGTTTACAGCATTGTCCAACATGCCAGTTATTGATGAAAAGCTAAATGGACACTTGAAGACAGTTTCTTTTGTTGAAACACCGATTATGTCAACATACTTGGTAGCTTTTGTAGTCGgctcatttgattttgttgaagaCATAACAAGCGAAG GAATTAAGGTCCGTGCATACTGCCCAGTTGGAAAGAGTGAGAAAGGGAAGTTAGCTTTAGATATTGCTGTAAGGGTGCTTGATCTATATACGAA ATTTTTTTCAATGCCATATACACTTCCTAAACTGGATATGGTTGCAATCCCTGATTTTGCTTTCGGGGCTATGgagaattatggtttgattacATTTCGTGAAAATGAACTGCTCCATGATGATTTGCAGTCTGCTGCTGTTAACAAACAGCGG CTTGCAATTGTCGTTACACATGAAGTGGCTCATCAGTGGTTTGGCAATTTAGTAACAATGGAATGGTGGACTCATTTATGGCTGAATGAGGGATTTGCAACATGG GTGAGCTATTTAGCCACTGACTGCTTATATCCCGAGTGGAAGATCTGGAATCAATTTCTTCAACTAACAGTTGGTGGTCTACAGCTGGATGCACTGGAAGAATCTCACCCAATTGAG GTAGAGGTCCAACATGCTCGTTCAATAAATGAGGTTGCCGATGCAATAAGCTATAAAAAAGGGTCTGCTGTTATCCGGATGCTGCAAGATTATCTTGGGGATGATATATTCCAG AGATCTTTAGCTGCGTATATAAAGAAATATGCATGGAAAAATGCTAAGACAGAAGATTTGTGGGATGTCCTTTCTGAGGTATCTGGTATCCAAGTGCATAAATTGATGGATACATGGACAAAGCAAATGGGATACCCAGTCCTGTAtgtaaaatccaaaaatcaaactATAGAATTTGAACAG TCACAGTTTCTTTCATCCGGTTCACATGGGCACAGGGAATGGATTGTTCCAGTTACACTATGTATTGGTTCTTACGAACGTCGCAAGAATTTCTTGATAGAAACCAAATCTGGGAATTTGGACATTTCTAATCTTTGGTGTTCTTCTGATGGCAATGCTAGAACTTATGAGTTACATCAAGAGAAATGGGATGATGAACAGTTATGGGTAAAACTTAATGTTGGACAGACTGGCTTTTATAGGGTGAAGTATGATGATGTCCTTGCAGCTCGACTAAGGAGAGCCATAGAGGCTAATCTTTTATCCTCAACAGATAGATTTG GCATTTTGGATGATTCATATGCTCTTTTCGAGGTTTCTGAGCTGTCACTATCGTCGTTGCTTTCCTTGATGGACGTATACAGAAAAGAGAGTGATTATATTGTATTATCAAGGCTAATTGAT ATAAGTTATAACATTGTGAAGATTTCAAGCGAGGCCATCCCAGATTCATTGAATGAGTTGAAACAATTTTTCACCAAACTCTTTGCAAA TAAATTGGGCTGGGAAACTATATCTGGTGAGAGCCACTTGAATGCTATAATGAGGGGGGAGGTCTTGACCGCATTGGTAGTCTTTGGCCATATTATGACTCAAAAGGAAGCACTCAGGCGTTTCCATATATTCTTGGGTGATAGAAACACCCCACTTCTTCCTGCTGACATGAGGAGG GTTGCGTATGTTGCTGTAATGCAAAATGTTAGCGCAAAAAATAGAACTGGGTTTCAATCCATTCTAAATGTATATAGAGAGGCTGATGCAGTGGAAGAGAAGGCTCGAGTCCTGC GTATACTGGCATCTTGTTCAGACTCAGATATTGTTCTAGAAGTTCTGAACTTTTTGTTGTCTGATGAG GTTAGAGATCAAGATATAATATATGGACTTTCAGGAATAAGCGCAGAAGGCCGTGAGATAGCATGGAGATGGTTAAAG GATAATTGGGACCTAATTGCAGACAGATGGGGCTCTGGGGGCCTGCTCACCCAGTTCATAAGAGAGATTGTAACACCT TTTTGTAGCTGGGAGAAGGCAGATGAAATAGAAGCATTTTTTGCAACCCGTGTCACTCATGGAATTGCCAGGACTTTGAAGCAAAGTATAGAACAGGTCCGGATCAAGGCCAGGTTGGTTCAAAATGCCCAGAATGAGCAATCAGTCGGCGAGCTGATCAGACAGTTGGCATTCAGGGAATAG